In a single window of the Melioribacteraceae bacterium genome:
- a CDS encoding MBL fold metallo-hydrolase: MKIGKYEIKVLHTGTFALDGGAMFGIIPKIMWSRINPPDDQNRITLGAKVLLLQSESKKILIDTGFGLNWDEKFNNIYRVDNSSNTLSNSLMNLNIKEDEITDVFLTHLHFDHTGGSTKFESGKWIPCFPNAKYHVQKKHFEWAMNPSEKDRASFIDNRYLPLAENGILTFIEGEKEFDDFIKFIPVNGHTFSQQMIKISDQSDTLLYCGDLFPTSSHIPIPYVMGYDLEPLVTISEKKKILPQAVDEKWKLFFEHDPEIIMATVTTNGKSFMLDEIFEEMI; this comes from the coding sequence ATGAAAATCGGAAAATATGAAATAAAGGTGCTTCATACCGGTACCTTTGCTTTGGATGGGGGAGCAATGTTCGGGATTATTCCTAAAATAATGTGGAGCAGAATTAACCCGCCGGATGACCAGAACCGCATTACTCTTGGGGCTAAAGTACTTCTACTCCAAAGTGAATCAAAGAAAATATTAATTGATACAGGATTCGGACTCAACTGGGATGAAAAATTTAATAATATCTACCGAGTTGATAATTCCTCTAATACACTTTCCAATTCTCTGATGAATTTAAATATCAAAGAAGATGAAATAACAGATGTATTTTTAACACATCTTCATTTTGATCATACCGGAGGTTCAACAAAATTTGAAAGTGGTAAATGGATTCCTTGTTTCCCAAACGCAAAATATCATGTTCAAAAAAAACATTTTGAGTGGGCTATGAATCCGTCTGAAAAGGACCGCGCTAGTTTTATTGATAACCGTTATTTGCCGCTTGCCGAAAATGGGATTCTTACTTTCATTGAGGGAGAAAAAGAATTTGATGACTTTATTAAATTTATTCCGGTTAACGGTCATACATTTTCACAGCAGATGATTAAAATTTCAGATCAATCAGACACTCTTCTCTACTGCGGTGATTTATTTCCAACAAGTTCGCATATTCCAATTCCCTATGTAATGGGTTACGATTTGGAACCACTTGTAACAATTTCGGAAAAGAAAAAAATATTACCACAAGCTGTTGATGAAAAATGGAAATTATTTTTTGAGCATGATCCCGAAATAATAATGGCAACCGTAACAACTAATGGTAAATCTTTTATGTTAGATGAAATTTTTGAGGAGATGATTTGA
- a CDS encoding endonuclease/exonuclease/phosphatase family protein, which translates to MKRITVQLGLMILFALVLLSCKSGDTTGLNANQEIKSMTFNIRYGSADDGSNSWQFRKNYVFETVRNNSPEILGVQEALKFQIDELLENLPEYNFVGVGRDDGIEKGEFSAILFNKQRFIVDSSGTFWFSDTPKIPGSKTWGNNFTRICSWAVLFDKFFQKKLLVCNLHLDHESQISREKSSVQLVKFTKDFVGRIPVLVMGDFNCGYNNETIKTLLNNGFIDTYRKLNEISPNEGTFNGFEGTDTGEKIDFIFSNRFFETKSATIVKKSFSGMYPSDHFPVTAKVEYTK; encoded by the coding sequence ATGAAAAGAATAACCGTTCAATTGGGTTTAATGATCTTATTTGCATTGGTACTTTTATCCTGCAAAAGCGGTGATACAACCGGATTAAATGCTAATCAAGAAATTAAAAGTATGACCTTTAATATTAGGTATGGAAGCGCAGATGATGGGTCTAACAGCTGGCAATTCAGAAAAAATTACGTCTTTGAAACTGTTAGAAATAATTCGCCCGAAATACTTGGTGTACAGGAAGCACTTAAATTTCAGATTGATGAACTTCTTGAAAATTTACCAGAATATAATTTTGTTGGAGTAGGCAGAGATGATGGAATTGAGAAAGGTGAATTTTCTGCCATTTTATTTAATAAACAAAGATTTATTGTGGACAGCTCCGGTACATTCTGGTTTTCCGATACACCCAAAATACCTGGCTCCAAAACATGGGGAAATAATTTTACTCGAATCTGTTCATGGGCTGTTCTGTTCGACAAGTTTTTTCAAAAAAAATTACTGGTATGTAATCTCCATTTAGACCATGAGTCCCAAATTTCCCGTGAGAAAAGTAGCGTTCAACTTGTGAAATTTACAAAAGATTTTGTTGGTAGAATTCCGGTTTTAGTTATGGGGGATTTCAACTGCGGCTACAATAATGAAACTATAAAGACGCTCCTTAATAATGGTTTTATTGATACTTATAGAAAGCTGAATGAAATTTCACCTAATGAAGGTACTTTCAATGGTTTCGAGGGAACTGATACAGGTGAAAAAATTGATTTTATTTTTTCAAATAGATTTTTTGAAACAAAATCTGCAACCATTGTGAAAAAATCATTTAGTGGTATGTATCCCTCAGATCATTTTCCGGTTACTGCCAAAGTAGAATACACAAAATAA
- a CDS encoding 4Fe-4S dicluster domain-containing protein, with the protein MAIMITDECINCGACEPECPNTAIYEGGADWKLADKTYGADDAAPSGATGFYSSDFFYIVPDKCTECVGFHDEPQCAAVCPVDCCVPDPKHVEDKDTLLQRKDYLDGLGR; encoded by the coding sequence ATGGCGATAATGATAACAGATGAATGCATTAATTGTGGTGCATGCGAACCAGAATGTCCGAATACTGCAATATATGAAGGTGGAGCAGACTGGAAACTTGCTGATAAAACTTATGGCGCCGATGATGCAGCTCCTTCGGGTGCAACCGGTTTCTACTCAAGCGATTTTTTCTATATTGTTCCGGATAAATGTACGGAATGCGTTGGTTTTCATGATGAACCCCAATGTGCGGCTGTTTGTCCTGTTGATTGCTGTGTCCCAGATCCAAAACACGTTGAGGATAAAGATACATTATTACAGCGTAAAGATTATCTGGATGGTTTAGGAAGATAA
- a CDS encoding DUF309 domain-containing protein, translating into MKNISLGIELFNSGNFFDAHDFFEDIWIESEKEEKLFFQGLVQVSVACFHLISGNLTGSLNQLKKAKLKLIGYPEKFNEVNLTALISDVDKLIVSLTKKEFDDNIEKYWKKIPKIN; encoded by the coding sequence TTGAAGAATATATCATTAGGAATAGAGTTATTTAACAGCGGCAATTTTTTTGACGCTCACGATTTTTTTGAAGATATTTGGATTGAATCAGAGAAAGAAGAAAAACTTTTTTTTCAAGGATTAGTTCAAGTTTCGGTTGCTTGTTTTCATTTAATAAGCGGAAATTTGACCGGTTCTTTAAATCAATTGAAAAAAGCTAAATTAAAATTGATAGGTTATCCCGAAAAATTTAATGAAGTGAACTTAACTGCATTGATTTCGGATGTCGACAAATTAATAGTTTCGTTGACCAAAAAAGAGTTTGATGATAATATCGAAAAATACTGGAAAAAGATTCCCAAAATTAATTAA